The stretch of DNA GCCGAGCGCAACATCGAACAGATGCTCAACGCACAGCTTCGAGCGCGCAAGCGAGCCCTCGAACAGCCCGAAGAGGACGTCCCCGAGGAGTGGGTCGACGCCATGGAGACGATGGCCGACGCTGCCCGCCGGGAGTACCGCGACCTGCTCGAGAGCGACGGCTTCGTCCAGTATTTCGAACAGGCGACGCCGATCACGGTCATCGAAGACCTCAACCTCGGTTCGCGGCCGGCCTCCCGATCCGGCGAGCGGACGGTCGAGGACCTGCGGGCGATCCCGTGGGTGTTCTCCTGGACCCAGTCCCGGTGTATCCTGCCGGGCTGGTACGCGGTTGCGGCCGGGATCGATTCGTATTTGAACGACGGCGGGTCGATCGAGACCCTTCAGGAGATGTACGCCGAGTGGCCGTTCTTCCAGACGACGCTGGACAACGCCGCCTTGTCGCTGTCCCGGACCGAACTCGAGATCGCCGAGAAGTACGCGGACTTGGCCGACACGGAACTCCGCGCGACGTTCTTCCCGCGCGTCAGCGAGGAGTACGAGCGTGCCGCCGAACTGATACAGACGATCGGTCAGCGCGACCAGCTACACACCCGCGACTGGCTTGGCGAGAACCTCGAGCGACGCAACCCCTACGTCGATCCGCTGAACATGCTGCAGGTGTACCTGCTGGATCAGACTCACCGGACCGACGTCGAGGAGCGAACGCTGCGGCTGACTGTGAAGGGGATCGCCGCCGGGATGAAGAATACGGGATAGACGCTCTCCCGCCGGTCCCATTGTAAACCGTTAATGTACCGCCTCGTCTCGCCGTAGGTATGGACTTCGATCTCAGGGAGTTTACCGATCGTCTCTGTCGATTTCGGACGACTGCTGGCGAGGAGGCCGCTGCTGCGGACTGGCTCCAGGATCGCTTCGAGGAACTCGGCTTCGAGACCTACGCGTGGGACGCCGATCCCGATCTGCTCGCGAACCATCCGTCTTTCCCAGACGATCCGGCCGTCCTCGAGGCCGAAGTCGAAGGGCGACGGAGCGTCGCCGGCGTACTCGCACTCGGTGAGGCCGATCCCGGTGGCGACGACGAGTACCCGACAGTCGTCCTGAACGGACACTTCGACGTAGTTCCCGCCGAGCGAGGAGTGTGGTCGAGCGATCCGTTCGACCCGGTTCGGCGAGGTGGTGACGACGACCCCGAGACGCTCACCGCCCGCGGCGCAGCGGATATGAAGTCCGGGCTCGCGGCTTGCGTCGGCGCGGCACTCGAGGTTCGCGAAGCGATCGAGTCCGGCGAGATGGACGCCAACCTCCGGATCGTCGTCGAGGCCGTCGCCGGCGAGGAAGACGGCGGCTTCGGCGCGGCGACGGCAGCACTCGAGAATCCCTACCCGTTCGACCGCGATGCAGCGATCGTCGCGGAGCCGACCGAACTCCGTCCCGTCGTCGCCTGCGAGGGGAGTCTGATGGCTCGCCTCGAGTTGTCTGGGAAAAGCGCCCACGCCGCGACGCGGTGGCACGGCGAGGACGTGCTCCCGCGATTCGAGCGGATTCGGCAGGCCTTCGTGGATCTCGAGTCCGAGCGCACCCAGGCGACGACGCATCCGCTCTACGAGGCGTTCCCGGTTTCGGCTCCCGTCGTCTGCGGGAAAGTCGAGGCTGGATCGTGGGCGTCGACGGTTCCGGCGTCGCTAACGGCGGAGTTCCGGATCGGCGTCCTCCCCGGCGAGACGGTTCGGGAGGTCCAAGAGCAGTTCGAGCAACGGCTCGCGGAAGTCGTCGCCGACGATCCGTGGCTCCGCGAGAATCCGCCGCAGTTCGAACGCTTTTCCGTCCAGTTCGAGCCCTGCGAGATCGACGCCGACGAGCCGATCGTCGAGGCGATACGGGCCGGAATGGACGACGCTGGGGTTTCGCCTGCGGAGCCCGAGGGTGTGACCTACGGCGCCGACTCACGACACTACATCGAGGCAGGTATTCCGACGGTGCTGTTCGGGCCGGGAAGCATCTCCGAGGCGCACTATCCGAACGAGACGATCGAGTGGGCGGAGGTCGAGGAGGCACACAATGCGATCGCAGCTGCAGTGCTCGAGTACGCCGAGATGGTTCCTAACAGTTGAACCAGAATTCTGTCGAGTATAGATTTGGTCGGGGACCCAGGCCCTGCCACAGATGTGAATTTCGAGCCCTCCAAAGGAGTATAAGTTCTCCAGCACTAAGTACACGATATGAACCGCCGCCGATTACTCGCTCTTTCGGGTGTCGGTGTTGGCGTCTCCGGCGGGTATCTGGCACGGGAGTGGCATCGGTCCCGTTCACCGACGCTCCCCGACGGAATGGACGTCGATACCCACTACACGACCGACTTCCCCACGTTCGTATTAGAAGAGCAGTGGGAAGGCAGAGCCGATTGGAGAGAAGAACGCCACCACGTCTTTGCAGACGCCGATGCTGCCGACGAAGCAGTACGAACGACACGCGAGTCTCTCACGTCGCTCGTCGACGAGACTGATTTCGACGTCTCGTACCTCCTCGTCGTCCAGAACGGAATGCAATCGGCACCCGACCTAGAATTGGAGGGGATCGAACGGGTAGACGACAGCATCCACGTCGAAATCAGTATCAATGCGCCATCCAGTGGTGGCGACGATCTGGCTACCCACACCTTCCTAACCAGAATTACCGATACGAAAACCGGTGTGCCAGAAACCGCATCCGTCGATATCGAGGGCTACGTCTAACCGTTACTCCCGCAGTTGTAGACACGTTCGGTGCCCTACTCGAGCGTCGGCACCGGCACCGACTCGAGGATCGAGTCGACGATCTGGGCTTTGTCGACGCGGTTGACGGTTGCGTCCGGCGTCAGAACGAGTCGGTGGGCGAGCACCGGACCCGAGACGCGTTTGATGTCGTCGGGCGTAACGTATTCGCGGCCGACGATCGTCGCGTAGGCTCGCGCAGCCTCGAACAGCCGCTGGGTACCACGCGGGGAGACGCCGACCTCGACGCGGCCGTCAGTGCGGGTCTCGCGAGCGATTGCGGCGACGTACTCGAGCAGGTCCTCGTCGACGCGAATCGTCTCGGGGACCGACCGGAGGTGGTCGACCTGGTCGGGTTCGAGAACCGACTCGACCGTGGGGCTGGTCGTCTCGCGGCCGGCGCGTCGCCGCAGGAGTTCGACCTCGCCGTCCTCGTCGGGGTACCCCATCGAGGTCTTGACGAGGAAGCGATCGACCTGTGCTTCGGGCAGCGGAAAAGTCCCTTCCTGTTCGACGGGGTTCTGGGTTGCGATGACGAAAAACGGATCCGGAAGCTGGCGGGTCTCGCCGTCGACCGTCACCTGCCCTTCTTCCATCGCCTCGAGCAGGGCGGCCTGCGTTTTGGGGGGTGCGCGGTTGATCTCGTCGGCCAGCACGATGTTCGCGAAGATCGGTCCCTCGTTGAACTCGAAGGTCCGCTCGCGTTCGTTGAAGACGTGCGTGCCGGTCACGTCGGCCGGAAGGAGGTCGGGCGTAAACTGGATGCGGGAAAAGGACAGGCCGAGCGCGTCGGCGACGCTGCGGGCGGTCAGCGTCTTGCCCGTGCCGGGCACGTCCTCTAAGAGGACGTGGCCGCGGCCGACCACGCCGACGAGGATCTCCTCGAGAAAGGATCGGTCGCAGATGACCGCATCGCCGACGGTCTCGAGGACGGCCTCGCACTCGTCGCTTGCCTTGGTAACGTCCATGAAGACGGCGTCGGGGGCTCGAGTCAAACCGTTTACGCTTGGGGACGAGACCCCGTCACATCCCTCGAGAAAAATCGAAACCGGTAAAAACGTCTCGCGGGTAGATAGAGATGAGCCGAGATAGCCTAGCCCGGCCAAGGCGGCAGATTCGAAATCTGCTGTCCTCACGGACTCGGGAGTTCAAATCTCCCTCTCGGCGCTTCTGTGGCGACCAACAACGACGAGCGGCGCGTAGCAACGCGAGTCATCCGGTCGCCACGAACGACTACGGGAGATTTGAATCAGGGAGGTCGCAGGCTCGCGAACGAAGTGAGCGAGACCGTCCGACTGTGGTTCAAATCTCCCTCTCGGCGCTTTTCAGCGAACAACACCGCCGAGCACCGCGTAGCGTGTGCTCGGCATCCGTGAGCGGAAAGCGTGAACAGGGAGTTTGAACGAGACCAGGCGCGCGCAGCATAGCGAGCACGTCTGGGCGTTGTTCAAATCTCCCTCTCGGCGCTTTTCACCAGCACAAAACGACGAGCATAGCGAGTCGTCCGTGCTGCTGAAAACGATACAGAG from Natronobacterium texcoconense encodes:
- a CDS encoding M20/M25/M40 family metallo-hydrolase; its protein translation is MDFDLREFTDRLCRFRTTAGEEAAAADWLQDRFEELGFETYAWDADPDLLANHPSFPDDPAVLEAEVEGRRSVAGVLALGEADPGGDDEYPTVVLNGHFDVVPAERGVWSSDPFDPVRRGGDDDPETLTARGAADMKSGLAACVGAALEVREAIESGEMDANLRIVVEAVAGEEDGGFGAATAALENPYPFDRDAAIVAEPTELRPVVACEGSLMARLELSGKSAHAATRWHGEDVLPRFERIRQAFVDLESERTQATTHPLYEAFPVSAPVVCGKVEAGSWASTVPASLTAEFRIGVLPGETVREVQEQFEQRLAEVVADDPWLRENPPQFERFSVQFEPCEIDADEPIVEAIRAGMDDAGVSPAEPEGVTYGADSRHYIEAGIPTVLFGPGSISEAHYPNETIEWAEVEEAHNAIAAAVLEYAEMVPNS
- a CDS encoding AAA family ATPase codes for the protein MDVTKASDECEAVLETVGDAVICDRSFLEEILVGVVGRGHVLLEDVPGTGKTLTARSVADALGLSFSRIQFTPDLLPADVTGTHVFNERERTFEFNEGPIFANIVLADEINRAPPKTQAALLEAMEEGQVTVDGETRQLPDPFFVIATQNPVEQEGTFPLPEAQVDRFLVKTSMGYPDEDGEVELLRRRAGRETTSPTVESVLEPDQVDHLRSVPETIRVDEDLLEYVAAIARETRTDGRVEVGVSPRGTQRLFEAARAYATIVGREYVTPDDIKRVSGPVLAHRLVLTPDATVNRVDKAQIVDSILESVPVPTLE